Proteins encoded in a region of the Micropterus dolomieu isolate WLL.071019.BEF.003 ecotype Adirondacks linkage group LG07, ASM2129224v1, whole genome shotgun sequence genome:
- the LOC123973567 gene encoding indian hedgehog B protein-like isoform X4 has protein sequence MRISFLLLTASLCALVLLLAPASEGCGPGRGYGKRRLPKKLIPLAYKQFSPNVAEKTLGASGRPEGKITRNSERFKELTPNYNTDIIFKDEEDTGADRLMTQRCKDKLNSLAISVMNMWPGVKLRVTEGWDEDGHHSEDSLHYEGRAVDITTSDRDRNKYAMLARLAVEAGFDWVYYESKAHIHCSVKSEHSVAAKTGGCFPGNAQVILKGGATKQMRDLHPGDRVLASSTADGLGPLLYSPVLSFVDRQPNVTKIFYIIGTNTGLNITLTAAHLIFVTDCTGLRTVFASEVRPGQCILTSQGKVGSQATLSVVNFVEEQRSTGLYAPLTQHGSVVVNGVLASCYAAVDNHYLAHWVLAPLRFFYSLMGPSEPQTDGLHWYPWLLQRLGQTLLDPGHFHPWGIEQGHR, from the exons ATGCggatctccttcctccttctcaCCGCCTCTCTGTGTGCCTTGGTCCTCCTCCTCGCACCTGCCTCGGAGGGCTGTGGGCCGGGGAGGGGGTACGGCAAGAGGCGGCTCCCGAAGAAACTCATCCCGCTTGCTTACAAGCAATTCAGCCCCAACGTCGCCGAGAAGACCCTGGGAGCCAGCGGGAGACCCGAGGGCAAAATAACGCGCAACTCCGAGCGCTTTAAAGAACTGACACCGAATTACAACACAGATATTATCTTCAAAGATGAGGAGGACACGGGCGCCGACAGGCTCATGACCCAG CGTTGTAAAGACAAGTTAAACTCTCTGGCCATCTCTGTGATGAACATGTGGCCGGGCGTAAAGCTGAGAGTGACGGAGGGCTGGGATGAGGATGGTCATCATTCAGAGGACTCGCTGCACTATGAGGGACGTGCTGTCGACATCACCACTTCAGACAG AGACAGAAATAAGTATGCCATGTTGGCCCGTTTGGCTGTAGAAGCCGGATTTGACTGGGTCTACTACGAGTCCAAAGCCCACATTCACTGTAGCGTCAAGTCAG AACATTCAGTGGCAGCCAAAACCGGTGGTTGTTTCCCTGGCAATGCTCAGGTTATTCTCAAGGGTGGGGCTACTAAACAGATGCGTGACCTTCACCCTGGTGACCGTGTCTTGGCTTCCTCAACAGCAGATGGTCTTGGCCCCCTTCTCTACAGCCCAGTCTTATCCTTTGTGGACCGCCAGCCCAATGTCACAAAGATCTTCTACATCATTGGCACCAACACAGGACTAAATATTACTCTCACAGCCGCTCACTTGATTTTTGTCACAGACTGCACTG GTCTGAGGACAGTGTTTGCCAGTGAGGTCCGGCCAGGACAGTGCATACTCACGTCACAAGGGAAAGTGGGGTCACAGGCAACACTTTCAGTCGTGAACTTTGTAGAAGAACAGAGGAGCACCGGGTTGTATGCCCCACTAACCCAGCATGGGTCGGTAGTGGTGAACGGCGTGCTGGCGTCCTGCTATGCTGCTGTGGACAATCACTATTTGGCCCACTGGGTCCTGGCCCCACTGAGATTCTTCTACAGCCTGATGGGACCTTCAGAACCGCAGACTGACGGCCTGCACTGGTACCCTTGGCTTCTACAGAGGCTGGGGCAAACTCTGCTGGATCCTGGACACTTCCACCCCTGGGGGATTGAGCAAGGACACAGATAG
- the LOC123973567 gene encoding indian hedgehog B protein-like isoform X3, protein MRISFLLLTASLCALVLLLAPASEGCGPGRGYGKRRLPKKLIPLAYKQFSPNVAEKTLGASGRPEGKITRNSERFKELTPNYNTDIIFKDEEDTGADRLMTQRCKDKLNSLAISVMNMWPGVKLRVTEGWDEDGHHSEDSLHYEGRAVDITTSDRDRNKYAMLARLAVEAGFDWVYYESKAHIHCSVKSEHSVAAKTGGCFPGNAQVILKGGATKQMRDLHPGDRVLASSTADGLGPLLYSPVLSFVDRQPNVTKIFYIIGTNTGLNITLTAAHLIFVTDCTAGLRTVFASEVRPGQCILTSQGKVGSQATLSVVNFVEEQRSTGLYAPLTQHGSVVVNGVLASCYAAVDNHYLAHWVLAPLRFFYSLMGPSEPQTDGLHWYPWLLQRLGQTLLDPGHFHPWGIEQGHR, encoded by the exons ATGCggatctccttcctccttctcaCCGCCTCTCTGTGTGCCTTGGTCCTCCTCCTCGCACCTGCCTCGGAGGGCTGTGGGCCGGGGAGGGGGTACGGCAAGAGGCGGCTCCCGAAGAAACTCATCCCGCTTGCTTACAAGCAATTCAGCCCCAACGTCGCCGAGAAGACCCTGGGAGCCAGCGGGAGACCCGAGGGCAAAATAACGCGCAACTCCGAGCGCTTTAAAGAACTGACACCGAATTACAACACAGATATTATCTTCAAAGATGAGGAGGACACGGGCGCCGACAGGCTCATGACCCAG CGTTGTAAAGACAAGTTAAACTCTCTGGCCATCTCTGTGATGAACATGTGGCCGGGCGTAAAGCTGAGAGTGACGGAGGGCTGGGATGAGGATGGTCATCATTCAGAGGACTCGCTGCACTATGAGGGACGTGCTGTCGACATCACCACTTCAGACAG AGACAGAAATAAGTATGCCATGTTGGCCCGTTTGGCTGTAGAAGCCGGATTTGACTGGGTCTACTACGAGTCCAAAGCCCACATTCACTGTAGCGTCAAGTCAG AACATTCAGTGGCAGCCAAAACCGGTGGTTGTTTCCCTGGCAATGCTCAGGTTATTCTCAAGGGTGGGGCTACTAAACAGATGCGTGACCTTCACCCTGGTGACCGTGTCTTGGCTTCCTCAACAGCAGATGGTCTTGGCCCCCTTCTCTACAGCCCAGTCTTATCCTTTGTGGACCGCCAGCCCAATGTCACAAAGATCTTCTACATCATTGGCACCAACACAGGACTAAATATTACTCTCACAGCCGCTCACTTGATTTTTGTCACAGACTGCACTG CAGGTCTGAGGACAGTGTTTGCCAGTGAGGTCCGGCCAGGACAGTGCATACTCACGTCACAAGGGAAAGTGGGGTCACAGGCAACACTTTCAGTCGTGAACTTTGTAGAAGAACAGAGGAGCACCGGGTTGTATGCCCCACTAACCCAGCATGGGTCGGTAGTGGTGAACGGCGTGCTGGCGTCCTGCTATGCTGCTGTGGACAATCACTATTTGGCCCACTGGGTCCTGGCCCCACTGAGATTCTTCTACAGCCTGATGGGACCTTCAGAACCGCAGACTGACGGCCTGCACTGGTACCCTTGGCTTCTACAGAGGCTGGGGCAAACTCTGCTGGATCCTGGACACTTCCACCCCTGGGGGATTGAGCAAGGACACAGATAG
- the LOC123973567 gene encoding indian hedgehog B protein-like isoform X1, protein MRISFLLLTASLCALVLLLAPASEGCGPGRGYGKRRLPKKLIPLAYKQFSPNVAEKTLGASGRPEGKITRNSERFKELTPNYNTDIIFKDEEDTGADRLMTQRCKDKLNSLAISVMNMWPGVKLRVTEGWDEDGHHSEDSLHYEGRAVDITTSDRDRNKYAMLARLAVEAGFDWVYYESKAHIHCSVKSEHSVAAKTGGCFPGNAQVILKGGATKQMRDLHPGDRVLASSTADGLGPLLYSPVLSFVDRQPNVTKIFYIIGTNTGLNITLTAAHLIFVTDCTGGLRDPKWEETAEEPLLGCTREGRPGWVAGLRTVFASEVRPGQCILTSQGKVGSQATLSVVNFVEEQRSTGLYAPLTQHGSVVVNGVLASCYAAVDNHYLAHWVLAPLRFFYSLMGPSEPQTDGLHWYPWLLQRLGQTLLDPGHFHPWGIEQGHR, encoded by the exons ATGCggatctccttcctccttctcaCCGCCTCTCTGTGTGCCTTGGTCCTCCTCCTCGCACCTGCCTCGGAGGGCTGTGGGCCGGGGAGGGGGTACGGCAAGAGGCGGCTCCCGAAGAAACTCATCCCGCTTGCTTACAAGCAATTCAGCCCCAACGTCGCCGAGAAGACCCTGGGAGCCAGCGGGAGACCCGAGGGCAAAATAACGCGCAACTCCGAGCGCTTTAAAGAACTGACACCGAATTACAACACAGATATTATCTTCAAAGATGAGGAGGACACGGGCGCCGACAGGCTCATGACCCAG CGTTGTAAAGACAAGTTAAACTCTCTGGCCATCTCTGTGATGAACATGTGGCCGGGCGTAAAGCTGAGAGTGACGGAGGGCTGGGATGAGGATGGTCATCATTCAGAGGACTCGCTGCACTATGAGGGACGTGCTGTCGACATCACCACTTCAGACAG AGACAGAAATAAGTATGCCATGTTGGCCCGTTTGGCTGTAGAAGCCGGATTTGACTGGGTCTACTACGAGTCCAAAGCCCACATTCACTGTAGCGTCAAGTCAG AACATTCAGTGGCAGCCAAAACCGGTGGTTGTTTCCCTGGCAATGCTCAGGTTATTCTCAAGGGTGGGGCTACTAAACAGATGCGTGACCTTCACCCTGGTGACCGTGTCTTGGCTTCCTCAACAGCAGATGGTCTTGGCCCCCTTCTCTACAGCCCAGTCTTATCCTTTGTGGACCGCCAGCCCAATGTCACAAAGATCTTCTACATCATTGGCACCAACACAGGACTAAATATTACTCTCACAGCCGCTCACTTGATTTTTGTCACAGACTGCACTGGTGGGCTGAGGGACCCAAAGTGGGAAGAGACAGCTGAAGAGCCACTTTTGGGCTGCACACGGGAGGGAAGACCTGGATGGGTAGCAGGTCTGAGGACAGTGTTTGCCAGTGAGGTCCGGCCAGGACAGTGCATACTCACGTCACAAGGGAAAGTGGGGTCACAGGCAACACTTTCAGTCGTGAACTTTGTAGAAGAACAGAGGAGCACCGGGTTGTATGCCCCACTAACCCAGCATGGGTCGGTAGTGGTGAACGGCGTGCTGGCGTCCTGCTATGCTGCTGTGGACAATCACTATTTGGCCCACTGGGTCCTGGCCCCACTGAGATTCTTCTACAGCCTGATGGGACCTTCAGAACCGCAGACTGACGGCCTGCACTGGTACCCTTGGCTTCTACAGAGGCTGGGGCAAACTCTGCTGGATCCTGGACACTTCCACCCCTGGGGGATTGAGCAAGGACACAGATAG
- the LOC123973567 gene encoding indian hedgehog B protein-like isoform X2 → MRISFLLLTASLCALVLLLAPASEGCGPGRGYGKRRLPKKLIPLAYKQFSPNVAEKTLGASGRPEGKITRNSERFKELTPNYNTDIIFKDEEDTGADRLMTQRCKDKLNSLAISVMNMWPGVKLRVTEGWDEDGHHSEDSLHYEGRAVDITTSDRDRNKYAMLARLAVEAGFDWVYYESKAHIHCSVKSEHSVAAKTGGCFPGNAQVILKGGATKQMRDLHPGDRVLASSTADGLGPLLYSPVLSFVDRQPNVTKIFYIIGTNTGLNITLTAAHLIFVTDCTGGLRDPKTVFASEVRPGQCILTSQGKVGSQATLSVVNFVEEQRSTGLYAPLTQHGSVVVNGVLASCYAAVDNHYLAHWVLAPLRFFYSLMGPSEPQTDGLHWYPWLLQRLGQTLLDPGHFHPWGIEQGHR, encoded by the exons ATGCggatctccttcctccttctcaCCGCCTCTCTGTGTGCCTTGGTCCTCCTCCTCGCACCTGCCTCGGAGGGCTGTGGGCCGGGGAGGGGGTACGGCAAGAGGCGGCTCCCGAAGAAACTCATCCCGCTTGCTTACAAGCAATTCAGCCCCAACGTCGCCGAGAAGACCCTGGGAGCCAGCGGGAGACCCGAGGGCAAAATAACGCGCAACTCCGAGCGCTTTAAAGAACTGACACCGAATTACAACACAGATATTATCTTCAAAGATGAGGAGGACACGGGCGCCGACAGGCTCATGACCCAG CGTTGTAAAGACAAGTTAAACTCTCTGGCCATCTCTGTGATGAACATGTGGCCGGGCGTAAAGCTGAGAGTGACGGAGGGCTGGGATGAGGATGGTCATCATTCAGAGGACTCGCTGCACTATGAGGGACGTGCTGTCGACATCACCACTTCAGACAG AGACAGAAATAAGTATGCCATGTTGGCCCGTTTGGCTGTAGAAGCCGGATTTGACTGGGTCTACTACGAGTCCAAAGCCCACATTCACTGTAGCGTCAAGTCAG AACATTCAGTGGCAGCCAAAACCGGTGGTTGTTTCCCTGGCAATGCTCAGGTTATTCTCAAGGGTGGGGCTACTAAACAGATGCGTGACCTTCACCCTGGTGACCGTGTCTTGGCTTCCTCAACAGCAGATGGTCTTGGCCCCCTTCTCTACAGCCCAGTCTTATCCTTTGTGGACCGCCAGCCCAATGTCACAAAGATCTTCTACATCATTGGCACCAACACAGGACTAAATATTACTCTCACAGCCGCTCACTTGATTTTTGTCACAGACTGCACTGGTGGGCTGAGGGACCCAAA GACAGTGTTTGCCAGTGAGGTCCGGCCAGGACAGTGCATACTCACGTCACAAGGGAAAGTGGGGTCACAGGCAACACTTTCAGTCGTGAACTTTGTAGAAGAACAGAGGAGCACCGGGTTGTATGCCCCACTAACCCAGCATGGGTCGGTAGTGGTGAACGGCGTGCTGGCGTCCTGCTATGCTGCTGTGGACAATCACTATTTGGCCCACTGGGTCCTGGCCCCACTGAGATTCTTCTACAGCCTGATGGGACCTTCAGAACCGCAGACTGACGGCCTGCACTGGTACCCTTGGCTTCTACAGAGGCTGGGGCAAACTCTGCTGGATCCTGGACACTTCCACCCCTGGGGGATTGAGCAAGGACACAGATAG